A single window of Candidatus Flexicrinis proximus DNA harbors:
- a CDS encoding LacI family DNA-binding transcriptional regulator: protein MKTAQRAKTLHDVAQHSGVSYQTVSRVINNHPSVSDETRKRVLKSIQELKYRPNRAARSLVTNRSDTIAIISFGTTYYGPGQMLSNITQHAKKRGYRVSPSAVEQLRREEITAALDNLHEHLIDGLIIIAPILSDFTTEIKELIGSIPFIQIDTKPQPGQASVGIDQATAQGWPLSI, encoded by the coding sequence ATGAAAACAGCGCAAAGAGCCAAGACACTCCATGATGTGGCACAACACTCCGGAGTCTCATACCAAACAGTCTCCCGTGTCATCAATAACCATCCCAGCGTATCTGACGAGACGCGCAAGCGGGTTCTCAAGTCAATTCAGGAATTGAAGTACCGCCCTAACCGCGCCGCACGTAGCCTCGTCACCAATCGCTCGGATACGATCGCCATCATCAGTTTCGGCACCACCTATTACGGTCCCGGGCAGATGCTGTCTAACATCACGCAGCACGCCAAGAAGCGGGGCTACCGTGTGTCTCCAAGCGCGGTCGAGCAGCTCAGGCGTGAGGAGATCACCGCGGCGCTTGATAACCTGCACGAGCACCTGATTGACGGCCTGATCATCATCGCCCCAATCCTCTCGGACTTCACAACCGAAATTAAGGAATTGATCGGCAGCATCCCTTTCATCCAAATCGACACGAAGCCTCAACCGGGTCAAGCCTCGGTCGGGATAGACCAGGCTACGGCTCAAGGCTGGCCGTTGAGCATCTGA